The Bacteroidetes Order II. bacterium genome includes a window with the following:
- a CDS encoding CHAP domain-containing protein: MLKKSLVCCMGLLGYAHLVFAQETLLSPFHSTTSSVHPPLISVIEEIRPVASPSPQSMRKWEVRKKPLREEVRIFLDPIPTIQPDLATAPTQRLMRDETNPVPDMASLEQPAWVMSRQLTLSETKKEATFTRSIHMMSGKGGVLCSCVLFARTLVPELPYGLHNYQDKLAIINSHTPEVGHVAIIKSPSGLGHVAVIKSLNNDGSMTIEEGNFRRCKRNIRTDMPERMNIKGYFNPKK; encoded by the coding sequence ATGTTAAAAAAAAGCCTCGTTTGTTGTATGGGCCTTTTGGGCTATGCACACCTTGTTTTTGCACAAGAGACCCTATTAAGCCCCTTCCATTCAACCACCAGTTCTGTTCACCCTCCTCTCATCTCGGTGATAGAGGAGATTCGCCCGGTTGCGTCACCGTCCCCGCAATCCATGAGGAAATGGGAGGTCAGAAAGAAGCCGCTGCGCGAAGAGGTACGGATATTTCTTGATCCTATTCCAACCATTCAACCGGACTTGGCCACTGCGCCTACACAGCGTCTTATGCGGGACGAAACCAATCCTGTACCAGACATGGCGTCCCTTGAGCAGCCAGCTTGGGTGATGAGTCGCCAGTTGACACTTTCCGAGACGAAGAAAGAGGCAACATTTACGCGAAGCATTCACATGATGAGCGGAAAAGGAGGCGTCCTTTGCAGTTGTGTACTGTTCGCCCGTACATTAGTGCCGGAACTGCCTTATGGCCTGCATAATTATCAAGATAAATTAGCAATCATCAATAGCCATACACCGGAGGTGGGACATGTGGCCATTATAAAAAGTCCTTCGGGGCTTGGGCATGTTGCTGTGATAAAATCCTTAAACAATGATGGTTCAATGACCATTGAGGAAGGAAATTTCCGACGGTGTAAACGCAATATCCGTACTGATATGCCAGAAAGAATGAACATAAAAGGATATTTCAATCCTAAAAAATAA
- a CDS encoding TonB-dependent receptor, giving the protein MNARYLILLFLSLYYCASVTFAQTAKIVGTVWEDTRPMPGATLILKPLQKGTITDPDGRFALTELSAGKYLLVVSFVGYKPYEVQVEIQAGETKTLNINLVSENAEEDLLVRVIPSTTIEANRPFSAAGIQEIRQLDLTIRPARTTQDLLQRVPGLIIAQHAGGGKAEQIYLRNFDADHGTDVAISVDGLPVNMVSHGHGQGYADLHFVIAETIEQMSVSKGPYFASLGNLATAGAVAFRTKEKLIEQMVKIEGGQFGTIRGTALLQPITQNGQNLYVAAQIHHSDGPFIEKQNFDRYNVFTKYRKQRTLTKSLTVAASAFGAAWDASGQIPQRAIDSGLITRWGAIDSGEGGETSRQNLSLTFEDTGSVFPFKAQFWASRYQFGLFSNFTFFLEDALKGDMIEQFDNRFLGGLNTEMSLGRRTKMGFQMRHDRANVGLMKSPERIRTEEWANADIKETNTALWFEHIIPLMPVLELQVGLRADDFRFKVKNHATSDLPRADGSAHQQILSPKFNLAYRPTSHWAVFVNLGSGFHSNDARNAVLGQYAHDLAATLQKEGKTQAQIADAFRTRFIEPEQAETKTLPRALGAEIGTRWFSNDQKTTIALAFWRLDLEREFVYVGDGGFTELSDPTRRYGIDVEAQAQLIPSLFASADFILSNGKIVGAPSGENHIPLAPRLTTQGSLTWRNVHGFSAHFQGRHIGARPANEDNSVRALGHTLFNTGASYRFRRAEVSFSIENLFDTDWNEAQFDTTSRLKNEVAPVSELHFTPGNPRNIQAGISVFF; this is encoded by the coding sequence ATGAACGCGAGGTATCTGATTTTACTTTTTTTAAGCCTTTATTATTGTGCTTCGGTCACGTTTGCACAAACGGCAAAAATTGTCGGGACGGTGTGGGAAGATACCCGTCCGATGCCCGGCGCCACCCTTATTCTGAAGCCTCTCCAAAAAGGAACCATAACTGATCCAGACGGACGATTTGCCCTTACAGAACTTTCGGCAGGAAAATACTTGTTGGTGGTCTCGTTTGTGGGATATAAACCATATGAGGTTCAAGTTGAGATTCAAGCGGGCGAGACCAAAACGCTCAATATCAACTTAGTCTCGGAAAATGCAGAAGAAGACTTGCTGGTACGGGTCATTCCATCTACGACCATCGAAGCCAATCGGCCGTTTTCGGCGGCTGGGATCCAAGAAATTCGACAATTGGACTTAACCATCCGTCCGGCACGGACCACACAAGACCTGCTACAACGGGTTCCAGGACTGATTATTGCCCAACATGCGGGTGGCGGAAAAGCAGAACAAATTTACCTCCGGAATTTTGATGCCGATCATGGAACCGATGTAGCAATTTCGGTGGATGGCTTGCCTGTTAACATGGTTTCGCATGGACATGGGCAAGGATATGCGGATCTCCATTTTGTGATTGCGGAGACGATAGAACAAATGTCGGTCTCTAAAGGCCCCTATTTTGCCTCCTTGGGGAATTTGGCAACAGCTGGCGCGGTCGCTTTTCGGACCAAGGAAAAGCTTATAGAACAGATGGTAAAAATAGAAGGCGGACAATTTGGCACAATTCGTGGGACTGCACTTTTGCAACCCATCACCCAAAACGGACAAAACCTCTATGTTGCGGCCCAAATCCACCATTCCGATGGACCTTTCATTGAAAAACAAAACTTTGACCGTTACAATGTGTTTACGAAATACCGCAAACAACGTACCCTTACCAAATCTTTAACCGTTGCTGCCAGTGCGTTTGGTGCCGCATGGGATGCCTCCGGTCAAATCCCTCAGCGGGCTATTGATTCCGGACTCATTACCCGGTGGGGGGCGATAGACTCCGGCGAGGGTGGCGAAACCAGCCGTCAAAACCTTTCACTTACGTTCGAGGATACGGGGTCGGTCTTCCCGTTTAAAGCCCAATTTTGGGCCAGTCGGTATCAATTTGGTCTCTTTTCTAACTTCACTTTTTTCTTAGAGGATGCCTTAAAAGGGGATATGATCGAGCAGTTCGATAATCGCTTTTTGGGTGGCTTGAATACAGAGATGAGCCTCGGACGGCGTACCAAGATGGGTTTTCAGATGCGGCACGACCGTGCGAATGTGGGATTAATGAAAAGCCCAGAACGGATTCGTACAGAAGAATGGGCGAATGCAGACATTAAAGAAACCAATACGGCCCTGTGGTTCGAGCATATTATACCGTTGATGCCGGTCTTGGAACTTCAGGTGGGACTGCGGGCCGATGATTTTCGGTTCAAGGTCAAAAACCACGCAACTTCCGATTTACCCCGTGCAGATGGAAGCGCCCATCAGCAAATCTTAAGTCCAAAGTTTAATCTGGCTTATCGGCCTACATCCCATTGGGCAGTGTTCGTAAATCTGGGAAGCGGCTTTCATTCTAACGATGCCCGAAATGCAGTTTTAGGACAATATGCACACGATCTTGCTGCAACCCTCCAAAAAGAGGGCAAAACCCAAGCACAAATTGCGGATGCTTTCCGTACCCGTTTTATTGAACCAGAACAAGCCGAAACAAAAACCTTGCCCCGCGCACTCGGTGCAGAAATAGGAACACGTTGGTTCTCGAACGACCAAAAGACAACCATTGCATTGGCCTTTTGGCGCTTAGACTTAGAGCGAGAGTTTGTATATGTGGGCGATGGTGGCTTTACGGAACTCTCGGATCCCACGCGCCGCTATGGCATAGATGTGGAAGCACAAGCGCAGTTAATACCAAGCCTTTTTGCCTCTGCGGATTTTATCTTGTCTAATGGAAAAATCGTGGGGGCACCATCTGGTGAAAACCACATCCCGCTTGCGCCCCGATTAACCACACAGGGTAGTCTTACGTGGCGGAATGTACACGGCTTTTCTGCACATTTTCAGGGAAGGCATATCGGTGCTCGTCCCGCAAACGAGGACAACTCGGTTCGGGCATTGGGCCACACATTGTTCAATACAGGGGCTTCATATCGCTTTCGGCGGGCGGAAGTGTCTTTCAGCATCGAGAACTTGTTTGACACGGATTGGAATGAGGCACAGTTTGATACGACTTCTCGCCTAAAGAACGAAGTTGCTCCGGTTTCTGAATTACATTTTACGCCAGGGAATCCGCGAAACATTCAAGCAGGAATTTCAGTGTTTTTCTAA